DNA from Phocoena phocoena chromosome 1, mPhoPho1.1, whole genome shotgun sequence:
CTTCCTGTTCCCATCAACCATccggggcaggagggcagggcggGATGCCAGGCTTCCATGATGATCAGTACTCCTGGCCAAATGCCGGGCTACGGGCAGGCACGGGTTCCCCATCCTGCTGCATGCAGAGGCGGGGAAATGAACGTCCAAGAGAGCTTCAGGCAGCTGAGAAGAAGCAGGTGCCTGCTGGGCGCAGAGGATCAACCAGTAGCTGAGGGTTCGTGGGTTGCCTATATATTAAATATCAGGAAAGGAGCTGAGGTCAGTGTAGACTCTTCCCCAGGGACAGGAGCTGGGTACCGAAGCCCCAGCCATTCACTCCTAAAACACTTCCCTGGGGCAGGCCTTACCCTGGGCAGGCGCCAGGGACACAGAATTTCCCAGGTTTTCGAGGAGCTCACAGCGGCAAGAGGGGTATGCTGTCAGCTGTCCAGTGCTTCCAAGATCCAGGTTTGTGTTCCGCCTCTGCCAGTCCCTCTGATGTTGaacaagctacttaacctctctgacacttgctttcctcatctgtaaacttggAGAAATCACTGCCTTCACAGGCTTGTAGTGAGGATTAAAGGGGACAATGCATTTGGGGCTCACAGTATAATGCCTGGCACACGGAGAGGTTCAGCCAGGGATGTGTGAAGTGTCATCACATGGACCAGCTCTACATCACTGAACGGTCTGACCAGGTGGAACATGGTCTCCTTGGCCAAGGCCAGGACATTCCAAGACAGTCCACAGCCTGAACTAGAGCTTGTGGAAGGCAAACTGAGGAGTGCCTGGTATCGGTATGTGATGGtgggatgaatggatgaatgaacggATACTCTTCTAGGCCTTGAGGCAGATTTGAAGATGTGGAAGACTTTATACCAGTCCTCGAGAAACTTTCCCTTTAGAGACAAAATtttgtatgagttttttttttttaatcgtgcGGCTTgggggatcctagttccccaaccagggatcaaatccaggccccctgcagtggaagcgcagagtcccaaccactggaccaccagggaattcccgaggagtttttttttccttttttaaaaaatatttatttatttggttgcgccaggtctcagttgcagcaggtgggctcatTTGCGGCTAgtgggctcctttagttgtggcatgcgaactcttggttgcggcatgcatgtgggatctagttccctgaccagggatcgaacccgggcctccggcattgggagtgcagagtcttaaccacagcgccaccagggaagtccccagaggagTTCTTAATAAGGGACATTTATGAAAAGGTTAAAGATAGGTTGCAAAGTCTCATAAAATACAAAGTGGTAAAGCAAGAATCGGGGGTGTCTggataaaggaaaacaaaggccTGTTTCCCCCGTTGTTCACAGCTATTTGTTCCCAGTGTGGGAATAGCGCCTGGCGTATGGCAGCCCCCCAGTGATGATTCGTTGAATAACCTAATAAAATTGGAGAGGGTGGCataaaatgaagacccaaacagCAGTGTATTTCAAAAAACATTTGCATCCCTTCTGAGCAGTTGAGACACGCTTTCTTCTCAGGGGGGCCTGGCTTTCTTTCTGAGGGAGGGGTCTCCTGCCAGTTTTGTGGGTGACTTAGGGAAGGGGACTAGGCCCCTGGGTATCCCCCCAGGGTACCCCCCTACCTGGCCAGTTCATGTTCTGACACTGCTGCAGGCCCTCCAGGGGCACCCTGTAGCGGGGCATGCTTATTACACCCTCTCCTCTTTCCGCCCCTCCAGTTTAACTTGGGGCCTGCTTAGCCCtgatacaggcagacctcggaaGTACTGCAGGTTCCGTGCCAGACCACagcgaatatcacaataaagtgagtcacataaatgttttggtttcccagttcaTATAAAAATCATGTTTACACTATACCATATCCTATTAAATAGCACTATGTCTAGataaacaatgtacatacctcatttaaaaaatagttgattGCTGaaattgctaaccatcatctggtaacgcaggattgccacaaaccttcaatttgtaaaacaaaccaaaaagaacgCAGTATCTGCGAGGCGCAATCAAATGAGGTACACCTGTACTTACTGCCACAGGCCCTTGGGCAAGCGATTTCTCTATCTGTAAACCAGGAGTAAAATAGCACCTGCTCTGGGGTCTGGTCACTGGAGGACTAGAAGGGTCCTCCGGGAGCACAAGTTTGTGCTGGGTGCAGGGGGAGAGTGCTGCTGCCTGATCCCTCGATTTGCTATTTCCACCTCACAGTGGGATCCCCACGGCTCCTGCAGGAGCCCGAGTTTCTGTCTGGACCTCAGAACCTGACACTCACGGTGCACCAAACGGCAGTGCTGGAATGCATCGCCACAGGCCACCCACGGCCACTGGTCTCCTGGAGCCACCTGGGTGTGAAGCCGCCCCGTCCCACCCCGCCTCCTGGAGCCCCCAGCACTTTGCGCTTTCGCAGCTCTGACCCCTCGTCTCCCTGTAGATGGCCAATCCATCGGCGTAGAGGGCATCCAAGTCCTGGGCACTGGGAACCTCATGATCTCCGATGTGTCGGTCCAGCACTCAGCCGTCTACGTCTGTGCGGCCAATCGGCCGGGAACCCGGGTCCGACGCACAGCACAGGGCGTCCTGCTCGTGCAGGGTGAGCCCCAAGGGCCGGCCAGGGAGGGTCCTGGGGCGCCCCATCCCCCCATGGGAACCTgaatggggagaggggcaggggcaggaggaaggtgaGAGGCCGGGCCTCATAGCGCCCTCCACCTGCCATTGCCTGCCCAGCTCCGCCCGAGTTTGTCCAGTGGCCACAATTCTTGTCCAGGCCTCCAGGCAGCAGCGCCATCTTCACCTGCATGGCCCAGGGCGTCCCCGAGCCCCAGCTGGCCTGGTTGAAGAATGGGAAGGGGCTGAGTCCTGGGGATAACATTTGGCTAACCCACAACAACAGGTACCTGAGGTACCCCCGTCCCGCCCCCTCCACCCTGCGTGACTGCCGATGTatcctcacctgccccaggcgtccagccccacctcctcctcacAACACTCTCTACCACCCACACAAACCCCCTGCATCCACCCCCACCCACGGGAGGCTCTGCCCTGCCTGCTCCATACAAGCAATGTCCACACAAGGTGGTGTGTCCTTTTGCTTCTGGGCAGGTCTGTGGGTCTCACCACCCAACCAGGGCAGGGGACTTGGCGGGAAGGAGCCCCCAGTGGCTACGTCTGTTTTTCCCTTAGCACACTGATGCTGGCGGGGATCTCAGCAGAGGACGAGGCCATCTACCAATGCGTGGCAGAGAACAGCGCGGGCTCCAACCAGGCCAGTACCCGCCTGGCTGTGACAGGGGACCCAGAGCCACCCCTTGCCCCCAGGGGTCTGCAGGCAATGGCTCTCTCCACCTTTGCCATTCGAGTGTTCTGGGAACCACCACCCTCCAATGGGGACATCACTGGCTATGTGCTGCACCTCCGGCCAGTTGGAGGTGGGTGTGGGTGGGTAGACGGGAATCCCTGACCCCAGCCCACTTCTCCCGACTGGGGGTGTCCCTGGGCAAGTTTCTCTCACTCTTAGTGACCCCCAGACCTGTCTGGACACTGGCcaggcctctgggcctgtggtcCTCTGGTACATCCTTCTGCTCTTCAGTCCCTTTCTCATCCTGGCTCCCGACTTCAGCCCCCTTCCCTGCTCTCCTTGGAGACCTAGCTGAAGCTTTGTGCCCActttgtgggggtgggggatgtttGTAGTGAGGGAGAGGGATGCTGGCTGCCAAGCTGCTCTGCTTTTCAGAACCAGCTGGCCCGGAGCTCCAAGAGGCCGTGGGCAAAGGCACCTTTGAGCACGTCTTCTCCAGCCTGGAGCCTGACACGGTCTACTCTATCCACCTGCGGGCCTACTCAGCAGAGGGTGCCAGCCAGGACCCTGCCTCCATCCACGCTTCCACCATGGGCAGCAGCGAGGGACACCCTCTCCAGGCTTGTAGAGCCCCTGGCCTCAGGCAGACAGGGCTGCCAAGCAGCTCATCTCATTTCTCTGCAGCCCCTGCTGCCGTTGGCTTCTCCACCAAAGTGCTCAACGCCACCTCTGTtcaggcctcctgggagctgccaTCCCAGCTGGGGCCCATCCAGGGCTTCAAACTCTTTCACTGCAAGCTGCCCGCTGCCCATTTTGAGGGGGCCCTGCTCCTGGCTAGCACTGTCAGTTCCTTCCTCTACACAGATCTGGGTGAGGCCCTGAACCTTCTTGTGGCCCCTCCTCAGTGTGGTCTTGCCCCAGGCACTGAGCTTCCTGGCCCAGCCAGGCCTGTTCCCTTCACAATCTCCTGCTTCTTGCAGAGCCAGCCGCCCTCTATGAGATCAAGCTTCAGACATTCAGTGGCAACGGGGATGGTAACAGCAGTGCGCATGTTGTCTCTTTGCGTGAAGTGCCCCTAGCCACCCCTGGTGAGTGGGGTCCCGTAGGAGGGTAGCAGGCCCGGGGTCAGAGCAGGCTCTTCCCATAGGACCTGTCAGTcttcagggaggaggaggggcctgaGCTTTGCCTCCATCCTGGTCCTCTGACAGATGGCACTGTGTCCAGAGTCCAAGGCTGGGTGCTCTTGCAGCCAGGATGAGAAGAGCTCGCTGCCTGGGGTTGTGGTGGGCATCCACGTGGGCCTGGCTGCCCTCATCGTTTGCCTCCTCCTGGGCTGGAGACATAGGTAAGGGCCAGGATGGCTATATGTGGAAAACTGCTAGGAAGACAGTCTGCACTATGGTGGCACAGGCCCAAAGAGCAAGAAAGGGCTTTTATCCCTGACTAATCTGTCTTACAAATAAggacactgaggcagagagggagggccAGTTCTTCTCACAGCTGTGTGGCATCAGAGTGGGAGGAGGCCTGGTGGGCTGCAGGAAGTGGGGCAGAGAGCACTGGGGCTCCCGAGGCAGAGGGCAGGCAGGTGGCAGAAGTGGGCCAGAGCTAGATCCCTGCCATCCTTTGCACGAGGAAGGGGCCCAGCCTCTTCCCCTGTGGAGTATGGAACAGGATGAAAGGCTGGAACCGATGGATGCTAAGCCAGAGAGAAGCCCCAGACAGGTCAGGGTGCTGACCCTCCCTATCCGGGCAGCCTCTTCTGCAGACAGGGGTCCCAAGAGTGCTGGGCAGTGCCTCAGACTGCCTTGGACAGAGCTGGGGGCTGCAGAGGCCAGGCTCCGAGTGGAGGGAAGCCGGAGGAGAAGACTGAACTCATCACCCACGTGAGGGGGATTCAGGTGAGGGGGACTGGGAAGGAGAAAGTAGTGTGCTTTGAGGCTCTGGGGCCGAAGCCTGATCACCGCCTTCCCTCTCAGGTGACCGTGGAGCAGCCGCCCTTAGCCTAGGGCCCTCCAAGTTGGCTCCCTCCCAGGTGCCACTAACTCCGGCCCCACCAAAGAATCTACATCACCTTTCCCTGCCACCCCGGAGTCAAGAAAGAACCAAAGGTCCCTAAGCCCCCCTCCGGGGAGGGTCAGGTCTGACCATAGGGCGAGAGAAGAGGTTGTgatttctgtttctcccttctcAAGAAATGGGGAAATCTGTGTCTTCCCCAACACACCAAATAACCTCAAACTAAACCATGTCAGGTGGGAGTACTCTCCAACCCATTAGTCCTCCGTCAAAACCCCATCGAATATATCTCTTGATTCAAATATGAACTACCCAGAGATATAGCTTTAAagcaccgccccccacccccaccaagaaGGGGACTCAGGGCAAGGGGCTCTGTCAGCAACTCCATCTTCCAACCCGAACCCCCAGTCTGAAATCTGTTTGTCTCCTCATGCCTAAGCTGGAGTCTGACCAGGGACAGGCAACCTGCATTCCTGGTGGTCTAAACAGGCAGGTGGACAAAGGGGCTGCCAAGTTCCTTGCCCCCTTGTCCCAACATGAGAAGAGTTCTGAACATCTAAGCTCACACACGCTGCTTCTCTGAGCAACCAAATGCCCATCTCCCCCTTTCCAGAACCAAAGCATTGACCCCTTTTGGGAGGCATGCCtcctcatttttctatttttgaaaggAGATGATATTAGTTTGCGTTGAGGTTCTGGTGGCCTTGAATCCCTTGTAGAATGAGCACAGATGCTGTGGAGCACCCCACACATCTATTCCCCTCAATTCTAGGTGTCCAAAGACCAcctcttccccactcctccctctGACCTATGGCCCTCCTGGCCTCCTTGTCCCTCCTCGTCCAGCTCTACCACAAACCTAAAACCAAACCCCAGGCTCTCCCTCAATCTGCCTCCCTCCAAGGCTGTCCAGTATTGTGCCAAAAAGGGGGTAGGGTCTTGGAGGAAGGAAAACCCAGGTCTTCGGGGGACCCCAAACACTGTCTCCTCTGTGCTCTTGTAGGATGGTGCTCATACCAGTGACAAGACCTCCAGcaaggctgggccctgcccctccccaactGCACAAGGGGCGTAAGCAGCTTTAACTAATAAATGTGGCTGGCAGGGGACCAAGAGGTTAAGAACAGCCCCAAACTTCAGGTCCCTGAGGAAGTAACATCCTCTCCTCTGGGTGGGCCTGGTCTAAGAGCTTTGTtggaaataaaccaaaatggaaaaaataaattaggatcTGGTTAATGTTCTGGATTGAAAGGAAAACCTGGGGAAGTGGGGGTGATGACATGGTAAGACAGAGCGGTTCCAGATCTTTCAGGGCATGTTGCACTGAAGCTGGGGAACTACATATTCTGCAGTTTGCTAAGGAAATAACAGTGTGAGCTGTTTTAAGGTCCCCACCTGGAGAAACCAGCATGCTACAAAGGATTGTTACTGGAGTCTAGAGCAGTGTGATGAGAAGGGCCAAGGACAGCTAGGGTACACCTCTCCTTAGGACAGGATGGAGATCCAGCCTCTGGGTTAAATGCAGCCTCCTTACGGATACCTTTAGACCTTACGTCATCAGGTAATTTAAGTGGGGTCAGTGGCTTCCAGAACACTGGATCTACATAAAGGTGAGGGGAAGAAGAATACAGAAGTAAGGGCTTTAAATAATCAACACAATTGAAGAAAAGGGCACAAACTAAAGGTACCCCATTGACTGGAGGGGGTATAAGTCATAGCTAATCTCCAGATCGCCCCTAAAATTCTCCCACCAAActgccccccctgcccccccataACTAAAGCACAAGCCACAGGAAAGTTTAGAAACCATTCCTTTCTTTATTAAACATAGCTTGCAAGTGATAAATAttacaaagttttttttcttttaatcctttcTCCAAAAATTAGCTTATTATTTGAATCTGTCACTGCTGAAATGCTCAGCAGCATCTGAAACAGAGGGGAGTGTATTTGCCTTTTTGAAAACCAGTTTCTATTGGTcttagttttttcattttaattcccaAACACAATGCAGAAAattagagttttttgttttttgtttttttttaaaaaaaggaaacttaaagAGTTGTGCAAAAGGGTCTTgttcccctcccacccaccccattcAGAGAAGACCattccccatcccacctccctgctccccaccccaccaccaatCTATCCTTCCACCTTCACCAGGGCTTCACCCACCATCCTATACCCTCTCCAGGCTTTACCAGCCAAGACCTAGATAGAGTGTGGGAGTACTCAGCCCAGGCTGTGGGGAAATTGGGCCCCTGCAGGAGACAGCTGTTCAGACAGCTGCCTTTAGGGGATTCAGATGATGAGATCTGAGGGAAGGAGACAAGATGTAGACTATATCTGAACTCTCCTACCAAGAAGTGAGTAAAGTTCTGCATCCTGTAGCTCACAAAGGGCGTGAGTGACCACCAACCTGGGGTATTCAGTGGTCAACCACCCTTGAGGGCAGCTGCTTGTGAGGTGGGGCTTGGGGCCTGGTCCCTGCCCTTGGATCACTAGAGACATGAGGGCAAAGATGTCACAGGTTTAACTGATGTCCTAAACATCACTCTGCTGCCTTTCCTAAACCAAAAGGAACAGTAGGGGCCTGGCAGCTCTCCAAGGATACTGGTCACACATTTACCCACTTCAACACTAGTCACTTTGGTTTCCTCCATGGGTTTTCAGCCCAACACTTTCCTCACCTCAAGTTGTTTTGTAGGTGGGGAAGGAAGCATTTTAAACTTGGTGGCCAGATGATCTCCCTCTGTCTGCCATCGCttcacaaataagaaaactgagacccagaaaattAACTCTACCAAAGGTCACATAGCAAGTTAGTAGGAAAGCCTGGGACTAAACCCCAGGTCTCCAGACTGTGCCACCACCCACCTCCCTTTGTGTTGTGGTTCTCTTTACTCTCCACAGTCCGGACTAAGAGCCTTAGCTTTTGCAGTAACCCAACCTCACCCCAATTTACAAAGATGGATATGGCTCTCCCTAGGGGAGACTTTCTTAGGATGACTTGTTAAAATCATTTCTATCATCCCATGACAATCCACCCTCAAAGGCCCATGAAACTAGCTTCTTTTTTGGGGTTGGAGGAAATCCCTTGCATAAGAAAGCTTGACACTGAATTTTGTTATATAGGTATATTGTATATATGCTGatgcaatcagagaaaaaaaacagtgCAAATACAATTACAATTCATAATAATACTTGGTTTCAATGCCCCCGGGAACTGCCCCATTCCTCGGCTACCTCCCAACCCCCAGCACTTCCCCACAGTATCAACCTAATGCtgggggggtagggagggtgggcaggTTAGGGTAGGGAGTGGGCTCTGCCAAGGCAGTGCTGGTGACCCGGAGGGACTACTCCAGGGTGGGGAGGCAAGGCACAAAttaggggtgggtggtgggggaggTGGCATCTCTAAGGAGGGATGGGGTTGGGGCAGCTGCCAGTCTCAGTGTGCTGGGCCCGGCCCACTCCCCtacccaccctccacagccctgcctccctacccccaccccttccccagaaaCCCTTTTGCACGGATCATACACAAACAGGCACATTACAAAATGACATAACACAGTTTCACAATATCCATGGCTagggcttttttttctctttttcagtttttttttttttctacacaaTGTACAATTCCTTTTAAATGGATCAAGAAATAGCTTATATACACGAATGAGTCCTTGTTATAACATCTCGGCAGCAAATATCGTAAGCTAATGAAGGTCTTGTTGGAGGGGAAGGGAGCCTAGgactggggtgtggggtgtggggtgtggagagaaggtTATGCCTTCTGGAgaagtggggagaaaagggagtggttggggaaaaggaacaaaagtaaaatatcaaGAAGCATCTTTACAAAGCAGTTCTATAGCTAATTCCTTttaaaggggaaaggaaaggtaACCAAAGCAGGAAAACATTTATCtctgtgtcttaaaaaaaaattgtctaccATACATACATccaaaaaatgtggaaaaagtaCTTATTCCAGGGATGAAAGAAGTCCAGATGCTGTGgtcaaatgacaaaaaaaagaaaaagaaaaaaaaaaagacaaataaggaCCTCTGTCCCTCAGTTTTACCCAAGCCTTACTGCTTATCCACCCATATCAGGCTTCTAGAGAGTAAGCCACTGTCCATAAACTACTACTACTTTTAAAGCCTCTGGGGATGGAGGAAGCCAGGCAAAACTGGTGGGATCCTCACTCTAGTATCACCCTGAGCTTCAATGCTCCAGGGGTAAAATAACTCTGAACAGAGGGTCTTTCCTCCTATCTTTAGGGCATGAGGTTTAGTGTCTATGGGGCCCAAGGCCTGGGGATGGACAGCAACAACAGACTTGGAGGGACACAAGGCAATCAGTGGTGAAAAAGtagagaaatgaggaaaacagaaggatgggggagaggaaggaaagggaggaggtgGAAGGCTAATACTTTACCATGATTAGGGGAACCTCACCCCTGTCACTAATCCCTGGGAAGGGTAtgaaaatggggagaagagagggTAAGAAATCAAACCTCAGCGATTGAGCAAAGGGTCACGGAGCTATACTAGTCAACAAGCAGCCTCTGTGTAACTGACCCTGAGGGGATAAAAACAGGGAAGACTCCATCCTCTCCCCTATCGCCTCAGCCTTGGCAGGCACTCGACTACAGGCTTTCCTTCCCCATCATCCCCCATTCTCGACACATATTACTTCCAAGCCCCATTCAAAGGTGGCCTGGCTCCCAGGGAAGGGACTCAGCTCAGGGCAGGGACACCCCCCAGCCAGACGGTATTGCACATTCTCTGTTCCTTATTTTTAATCTCAATTGACAAACTTGGGTACCTCGTACCTCTGAGCACCtctgagctgggggaggggagacataACAGAAATGGCACTTCAtcatgggggctgggggggggaaGAAGCTAGACAGACATGCCACAAGGCAAGATGACTtgcagggaaaatatttttttaaaagcttccaatTTTGTGGAAGAgggaaaagcaaaaccaaacgaTTTATCCAGTGCTTTCAAAGCACAGAGGGCAAAGGAGAGATGTAagaatatatctttatatatatatatataattttaaaataatcccaGACCCAGTTCCACTaacccccctccctctcccaccacttACAGTCAGGGGTTCCACATTCCCCAGAAAAATACTCGAAACGACCCCATCACTACCTGTTACTAGCGTCTAGCTTCCAGATCATTTCACCACTGGGGGAGCCCAGACACAGGCTGCATCTCTGCTCCTTTATTAAGTGCTCAatgaatttgggggaagggaggaaagaaaaaaagccaggAAGGCCCGTAGGGCCAGTATAATCACCCACAGTGGCTCTGGAGTATGGGGAGTAGAGGCCAGTGTGGGGGGAACTGAGCCTGATTCCAGCTCcttctcccatcccctccccaaacTTTATGGGGAGGATgtgcagtttgtgtgtgtgttaattttaaaagtgccttcttactttaaaaaattatttaattttaaaaataaaagtgggggACCTTCCCCAGGTTGCTTTCAAGGGTAAAATGTTAAACTCCTCTCTTCATACCTCTTTGCTGAGAGTATCCCTTCCTTGAACTCTGGCAGCTTCTACggctggagaggcaggtgggcATACACTATGAGGAGAGCAGAAACCTCTACCTTTAAGGGGCTTCCCTTACCTCAAAAACAGCCtggtcccctcccccttcccccacagtATGGGCAAATGGGATGCTAATCTCCCCAATCCCCAGAACAGCAACATTGCACAATTCAATTCATTCTCTACATTAGTagcacttaagaaaaaaataaaaacaaacaaaaaagcaaaatttatagaattctggggagaaaaaagaccaCATCTACTTGTGTAGCACAAGTCCAGGATTGGTTGTGACGTGAATTGTCTGGCTTTGAGCGGCTGGCTCTGCAGTTAGTGCAGCAGGGTCAGGGCAGCTCCAATCTGTTAGGTGCCCTCACCCTCATCTCCTGGCGCTCAGAAGGTAAAGAGACAAATGGGAAAGTCGCAACTGTTGGGAGGGAaacccctctttctttcttcctctatttcCTCCCTTTGACATTTCACTCACTCATGTCCATCCAATGTCCAGGACACCCAGCAAAGTCAGGCTAGGAATAGCCACTCCTCTATATTACAGATGGGGCTGTGGTTACCAAGGGCAgattaggatttaaaaaaagaaaagaaaagagacagggaTGGGGGagaattttacaaagaaaataagatgaaataatTCGGGGCTAGTTGGCCTGGAATAGACTCCTGTATCTCCACTGGGGTCAGGAGACCAATCTCATTCCCCCAGCATCCAGAAGGCCAGGACCTGGTCTCAGTCCTCCTTGGTTCAATATTATGCTCATTGTCACGCCCCTTTCTCCCCCTTCTTTATGGGTCAATTCTAGGGTGGTTAAGTTTTAAAGCTTCTCCTTCCAGGCTCTTTCCCCTCGTTCTTAGAGCCCAACTTCAATACTCAAcactgcctccagaactgtgcggCTCAGAGACACCCCAGAGCGGGTGTGCTATTCCTCCTTGTTTGATGCCACCACCTCCCCCTGACCCCGGGGTTAAGTGCATTAAAAACTTCTG
Protein-coding regions in this window:
- the LOC136137224 gene encoding immunoglobulin superfamily DCC subclass member 3-like, which encodes MPAARGPQAEGRRPELPGEQPGLRGRACGDTGPGLLLLRDWGPPKLKSCLTSRPGREGLKTEGRWWAPGGRRVQASLAVPTGHAAGSELAFLRELGDVVATRERPLVLPCRVEGEPPVSISWQRDGLALANDSSATLLPDGSLHLATPPSRWSLPSCAHEYHCVAQNRFGRLVSRRAWVQLATQRHDLEYCQPPVSSSEKWWGGRLWATAQPRTPDSCILRVTLLPRGILHITSVSRADVGTYRCMAHSVANTRHSQDAWLILKVGSPRLLQEPEFLSGPQNLTLTVHQTAVLECIATGHPRPLVSWSHLDGQSIGVEGIQVLGTGNLMISDVSVQHSAVYVCAANRPGTRVRRTAQGVLLVQAPPEFVQWPQFLSRPPGSSAIFTCMAQGVPEPQLAWLKNGKGLSPGDNIWLTHNNRYLSTLMLAGISAEDEAIYQCVAENSAGSNQASTRLAVTGDPEPPLAPRGLQAMALSTFAIRVFWEPPPSNGDITGYVLHLRPVGEPAGPELQEAVGKGTFEHVFSSLEPDTVYSIHLRAYSAEGASQDPASIHASTMGSSEGHPLQACRAPGLRQTGLPSSSSHFSAAPAAVGFSTKVLNATSVQASWELPSQLGPIQGFKLFHCKLPAAHFEGALLLASTVSSFLYTDLEPAALYEIKLQTFSGNGDGNSSAHVVSLREVPLATPGEWGPMALCPESKAGCSCSQDEKSSLPGVVVGIHVGLAALIVCLLLGWRHSLFCRQGSQECWAVPQTALDRAGGCRGQAPSGGKPEEKTELITHVRGIQVTVEQPPLA